Proteins encoded by one window of Sardina pilchardus chromosome 7, fSarPil1.1, whole genome shotgun sequence:
- the ribc1 gene encoding RIB43A-like with coiled-coils protein 1, with the protein MYKVDLPVDNSVALAVERRRAAEAARQSRIFNPRNRVMGLDLQTLDQQAAERREREEREKESQKAYDALRVTNDRMLEQSQREEEERKREQMKDLLQFRATYQRPEDSRDADLTCGRQGALALNLSIPESLGPASMQVFKGEDLGEKERKRAQIEETERQLRAQREDTEKLRLWHKHQELQRDKYLVQQDLRSAHLQALEEEGKRVERLALTSFNQSLAEERAARERHEREQNVGMAMAEIRHMVTSDLLTECPEAAERATRQGWGQRVLTDRWRGMTAEQQATVLREQEQQRLENERQRQAERRREQAWDQERLEQARALEEAAGRERELDRQRRMELSRHNQQLAQQQQQHQQYLDKQLYTNQPAVSYFTQFNTSSR; encoded by the exons ATGTATAAAGTTGACCTGCCCGTGGACAACTCTGTGGCTTTGGCGGTGGAACGCCGAAGGGCTGCAGAGGCGGCGCGCCAAAGCAGAATCTTTAACCCCAGGAATCGCGTGATGGGTTTGGATCTTCAAACGCTGGATCAAcaggcagcagagaggagagaacgggaggagagagagaaggaatctCAAAAGGCATACG ATGCTTTGCGCGTGACAAACGATCGCATGTTAGAACAAAGTCagcgagaagaagaagaacgaaAAAGAGAACAGATGAAAGATCTGCTTCAGTTCAGGGCCACTTATCAGCGTCCAGAGGACTCTCGTGATGCCGACCTCACGTGTGGCCGACAAGGGGCGCTCGCGCTTAACCTTTCCATCCCGGAGTCTCTGGGGCCTGCGAGCATGCAAGTATTTAAG GGAGAGGACcttggggagaaagagaggaaaagagctcAAATCGAGGAGACGGAGAGGCAgctgagagctcagagagaggACACGGAGAAACTGCGCCTGTGGCACAAACATCAAG AGCTCCAGCGGGATAAGTATCTTGTGCAGCAGGACCTGAGGTCCGCCCATCTCCAggctctggaggaggagggcaagagagttGAGCGTCTGGCGCTTACCAGCTTCAACCAGTCTCTG GCCGAGGAGCGAGCGGCGAGAGAGAGGCACGAACGCGAGCAGAACGTCGGCATGGCGATGGCCGAAATCCGCCACATGGTGACCTCCGACCTCCTGACTGAATGCCCCGAGGCCGCCGAGCGAGCGACGCGGCAGGGCTGGGGTCAGCGCGTGCTGACGGACCGCTGGAGAGGGATGACCGCCGAGCAGCAGGCCACCGTCCTCCGAGAGCAGGAGCAACAGCGCCTAGAGAACGAG AGACAAAGACAGGCGGAGCGGCGGCGGGAGCAGGCCTGGGATCAGGAGCGTCTGGAGCAGGCCAGAGCCCTGGAGGAGGCGGCCGGGAGGGAGCGCGAGCTGGACAGACAGCGGAGGATGGAACTGAGCCGACACAACCAGCAGCTGgcgcagcaacagcagcagca TCAGCAGTACTTGGACAAGCAGCTTTACACCAACCAACCGGCGGTCAGCTACTTCACCCAGTTCAACACCAGCTCCCGCTGA